Proteins from one Juglans microcarpa x Juglans regia isolate MS1-56 chromosome 1S, Jm3101_v1.0, whole genome shotgun sequence genomic window:
- the LOC121246846 gene encoding transcription elongation factor spt5-like, with product MKIASLPVLLLCLLFLLILLIFLSLSLSVSKQHNMFLSTYEFIVVKKSIRVVVFFMFNVIIITIFRGNLKPSAEDTDNWLLSFSHLLVYEADEATKDQTTWEEEYYDEDSDVDHEYNHGYDGYEEDNDDDDDDGGEDGFESKDDQQDKDDLERRIKEFIAKNYRQRREELMYEAGLHGSYRVQKYPALANY from the coding sequence ATGAAGATAGCTTCCTTGCCTGTACTTCTTTTGTGTCTTTTGTTCCTTCTCATCCTCTTGATCTTCTTATCTTTATCACTCTCGGTTTCCAAACAACATAACATGTTTCTTTCTACATACGAGTTTATCGTTGTGAAAAAGTCTATTCGGGTGGTTGTGTTCTTCATGTTTAACGTCATCATTATCACAATCTTTCGCGGGAATCTTAAGCCATCAGCAGAAGATACCGATAACTGGTTACTTTCTTTTTCCCATTTATTAGTATATGAAGCCGATGAAGCAACAAAAGATCAAACGACATGGGAAGAAGAATATTACGACGAAGATAGCGACGTCGACCATGAATATAATCATGGTTATGATGGGTATGAAGAAgacaatgatgatgatgatgatgatggcgGCGAAGATGGCTTTGAAAGCAAAGATGATCAGCAAGATAAGGATGATCTGGAGAGGAGAATTAAGGAATTCATAGCCAAGAACTATAGGCAACGCAGAGAGGAGTTGATGTATGAGGCTGGTTTGCATGGCAGCTACAGAGTTCAAAAGTATCCAGCTCTAGCCAATTACTAG
- the LOC121246845 gene encoding AT-hook motif nuclear-localized protein 1-like yields the protein MEARDGMSTGVTVIGAEAPSAYHVAPRTENLSQNPAAGSPAVAADSPVSVGLAGTTGKKKRGRPRKYGPDGSVTAALSPMPISSSAPPGGNFSATKRGKVRPSGLEYKQHKKMGMENFGELNACSIGTGFLPHIITVNAGEDITMKVISFSQQGPRAICILSANGVISNVTLRQPDSSGGTLTYEGRFEILSLSGSFIPTETQGTRSRSGGMSVSLASPDGRVVGGGVAGLLVAASPVQVVVGSFLPSNQHEQKPKKLKNENIPSIVTPATTIAAMVPDFNAENEEGLGGNGQQNSSTPIPNLASSSFRRDSWPIMHTMQESRNSTTDINISLPGN from the exons ATGGAAGCAAGAGACGGCATGAGCACCGGAGTTACTGTGATAGGAGCAGAAGCTCCATCGGCTTATCATGTAGCGCCGAGGACCGAAAACCTGAGTCAGAATCCGGCTGCCGGTTCCCCAGCAGTGGCTGCGGATTCACCTGTTAGCGTGGGATTGGCCGGAACAACGGGAAAGAAGAAGCGAGGTAGACCAAGAAAGTATGGACCGGATGGGTCGGTCACTGCGGCATTATCACCAATGCCAATTTCATCTTCGGCTCCACCTGGAGGCAACTTCTCGGCCACGAAGCGTGGGAAAGTGCGGCCTAGTGGTTTGGAGTACAAACAGCATAAAAAAATGGGAATGGAAAATTTTG GAGAGTTGAATGCATGTTCCATTGGTACAGGTTTCCTGCCCCATATCATCACTGTCAATGCTGGCGAG GACATTACAATGAAGGTTATATCATTTTCTCAACAAGGACCTCGAGCTATTTGCATCTTATCTGCTAATGGAGTAATTTCAAATGTTACACTTCGACAGCCTGATTCTTCTGGGGGTACTTTAACATATGAG GGACGTTTTGAGATACTTTCCTTGTCTGGATCTTTTATTCCTACAGAGACTCAAGGAACAAGGAGCAGGTCAGGTGGGATGAGTGTCTCTTTGGCAAGCCCTGATGGTCGTGTTGTCGGGGGAGGAGTTGCTGGACTTCTGGTAGCTGCTAGTCCAGTGCAG GTCGTGGTGGGTAGTTTTCTACCAAGCAACCAGCATGAGCAGAAACCAAAGAAGCTGAAGAATGAGAACATCCCTTCTATTGTTACACCAGCTACCACCATAGCGGCTATGGTACCTGATTTCAATGCTGAAAATGAGGAGGGCCTGGGAGGAAATGGACAGCAAAATTCTAGCACCCCAATACCAAACCttgcttcttcttccttccgACGAGACAGCTGGCCTATCATGCACACTATGCAGGAATCTAGAAACTCTACAACTGATATCAATATATCCTTACCTGGAAATTAA